The Toxorhynchites rutilus septentrionalis strain SRP chromosome 3, ASM2978413v1, whole genome shotgun sequence genome includes a region encoding these proteins:
- the LOC129772855 gene encoding uncharacterized protein LOC129772855: MTGECKKCHGPDNDQMVACDECSSWYHFACVGESPGVAKRPFCCSECTEARKKKNKKTSKVDSAKLLEPRDKKAVSLTGASSSKSVTSKIHASETCQKKTAKQSKPLEESDAKSVVTHSSRTSRSRLELEFNRMAEELVLREKQLQDEKAIKDKKLEIDRFFLQKKLAQEKELREKELAQEKELLEQQLKDHIEFRDRQRLLRERFQKEKYEILSANLDEEGAVGGDIGDTLPGEDEEQDNEHKVQDWLNKEGNQKIHKRHPKVPEVPSVVTSNRTKESSKISCKRRDDSSSDSLEASNSEGEQFDRESDHSKIPGRHYGPTKAQRAARQILSKRLPIFTGKLEEWPLFYSSFVNSTEACGFSHIENLVRLQECLKGPALEAVRSRLLLPQAVPRVIETLRMLYGRPEQLIHTLLNKVRKTDSPRADRLETFIPFGIAVQELCDYLEAARFHDHLVNPLLIQELVDKLPAPTKREWVQFKRFEKPVTLRTFAQFTSKLVAEASEVTLVMDTKTKSAKGRGNEKGFVSTHSGEQSVPSVKRSSQCRICQKGDHRVRNCEDYRRLNLAERVRIMNQQKLCERCLNEHEGWCRFKITCNVGECRQHHHPLVHRERSSGSSNHHPALAPTNGINCAHVNTSVSIIFRIVPVTLFNGTRSLNTLAYLDEGSSLTLIEQSLIRDLRASGISQPLKLRWTGNIVRQEPNSECVSLEISGLDKGQRFDLKEAHTVERLCLPKQKINLREIIRQHHHLNGVDTADLTGAQPKLLIGLDNAYLLAPLESRVGNPDEPIGVRSHLGWSVYGPRQTTTSDAYIGHHDECSNEDLHKLMRKYFMIEEQEGTVHQLPESDVDRRAREIMQKTTIKLDGFYETGLVWRLDDFSFPDSLPMALQRLRSLERRLNKNPTLDQRVRQQIQEYQDKKYIHKVTAEELANANPARVWYLPINVVLNPKKPDKVRLVWDAAAQVQGVSLNSMLLAGPDLLVPLPAVLQPFREREVGFGGDLKEMFHRYKIRDADKQAQRFVFRTNREGQPEIFIMDVGTFGASCSPASAQYIKNHNASQYAEHFPEASRAIIRQHYVDDYLDSADTVEEAVERARQVRFIHSQAGFIVHKWISNSQVFLEEIGERESVDKVSLHLDEEAVERVLGLIWWPKEDVFMFSTAVRENLSPYLLASDRPTKRIALSCIMSLFDPLGLLAPFTLHGKILLQDLWRSGCGWDQHINDDCFEKWTWWRKSLSGVEKLKIPRCYLKGAPPSAYDTVQLHVFCDASSQAYGCAAYFRLETRFGIVCSLVMAKTKVAPLKQLSIPRMELQAAVLGARLSNTVVANHKIKISKRILWSDSKTVLSWIQSDQRRYKPFVGFRIGEILQETSVDEWRYIRTKMNIADIITKKRKESTLTSDGAWFRGPKILYSPEANWTTINELSPDTPEELRACHLFHGAELSLGSIIDVTRISRWNVLLRTVACVLRFISNCRLKQLGKPLEAVPTTENVSKFIRRTESSIIMPLKQEEYEVAENILWKLAQRDVFGDEITTLLRNQQSPKEDWMTIEKKSTLFKLGPFLDEHQVLRVDGRLSEAEHIPYDTRFPIILPKDHPVTNRLLEHYHQLFGHAYKDTVVAEIRRRFYIPKIRTCVAKIIGSCQSCKVRKTKPQTPRMAPLPVERITPFVRPFSYVGIDYFGPIEVVVGRHLEKRWIVLFTCFSVRAVHLEVAYKLDTASCIMAIRRFVLRRGPPITIFSDNGSNLKAANKELQEQIKRIDLASANVFTNARTSWRFSPPSAPNMGGVWERMARSVKQVMSELNVGRRMNDEILLTVIAEAEEIVNSRPLVYTSQDSESAETLTPNSYLRGITSCLQNPAIPPTDQAEALRNSYKRSQFIADGLWERWIKEYLPTLNYRSKWLEEHKPLEPGDLVFIVDDHGRNGWIRGKIETVIIGKDKRIRQAMVRTAQGLYRRPVNKLAVIEVASSCKSVPEASSGQGLRAGELLQPLGTNDGRLTDVMRGTLRRNVN, encoded by the coding sequence ATGACTGGAGAATGCAAGAAGTGCCACGGTCCGGACAATGACCAAATGGTAGCCTGTGATGAGTGTTCCAGTTGGTACCATTTCGCGTGTGTGGGTGAGTCCCCAGGGGTAGCGAAACGCCCATTCTGCTGCTCCGAATGCACGGAAGCtagaaagaagaaaaacaaaaagacaAGCAAAGTTGATTCAGCGAAGCTGTTGGAACCCAGAGATAAAAAAGCGGTATCATTAACTGGAGCTTCATCGAGCAAAAGCGTCACATCTAAAATACATGCTAGTGAGACTTGTCAAAAGAAAACGGCTAAACAGTCAAAACCCTTGGAGGAAAGTGATGCAAAATCCGTCGTAACCCATTCCAGTCGTACATCGCGATCACGATTGGAACTGGAATTTAATCGTATGGCGGAAGAGTTAGTTTTGCGAGAAAAGCAGCTACAGGATGAGAAAGCGATTAAGGATAAAAAGTTGGAAATCGATCGTTTCTTCCTTCAAAAGAAGTTGGCACAAGAAAAGGAGCTGAGAGAGAAGGAACTCGCTCAGGAGAAAGAACTACTTGAGCAGCAATTGAAGGACCATATCGAATTTCGAGACCGTCAACGCCTGCTGCGTGAAAGGTTTCagaaagaaaaatatgaaattttatcAGCCAATTTGGACGAGGAAGGGGCGGTTGGAGGCGATATTGGAGATACTCTACCGGGCGAAGATGAGGAACAAGATAATGAGCATAAGGTTCAAGACTGGTTAAATAAAGAAGGAAACCAGAAAATTCATAAGCGACATCCAAAGGTTCCTGAAGTGCCTTCCGTTGTTACGTCAAACCGAACCAAAGAATCATCCAAGATTTCGTGCAAAAGACGGGATGATTCAAGCAGTGACTCGTTGGAAGCAAGCAACTCGGAGGGAGAACAATTCGATCGTGAGTCTGACCACAGTAAAATCCCTGGCAGACATTATGGACCAACTAAGGCACAACGAGCAGCCCGCCAAATTctttcaaaaaggcttcccatATTCACCGGAAAATTAGAGGAGTGGCCGCTGTTTTACAGCAGTTTTGTCAATTCTACAGAAGCGTGTGGATTTTCACACATTGAGAATTTAGTACGCTTGCAGGAATGCCTGAAAGGGCCCGCACTTGAGGCTGTTCGTAGTAGGCTGCTGCTACCACAGGCCGTACCTCGAGTTATTGAGACGCTCCGCATGCTATATGGACGTCCTGAGCAATTGATCCATACGCTCCTGAACAAGGTACGGAAAACAGATTCGCCGAGAGCGGATCGTTTGGAAACGTTTATTCCGTTCGGAATCGCAGTACAAGAACTTTGCGATTATTTGGAGGCTGCACGGTTCCATGATCACCTCGTTAACCCTCTGCTCATCCAAGAGCTGGTGGACAAACTCCCAGCACCCACTAAGCGAGAGTGGGTGCAGTTCAAACGTTTTGAAAAGCCTGTCACACTGCGCACATTTGCTCAGTTTACATCAAAATTAGTCGCCGAAGCTAGTGAAGTCACACTCGTAAtggatacaaaaacaaaatccgccAAGGGGAGAGGAAATGAAAAAGGATTTGTAAGCACGCATTCAGGTGAGCAAAGCGTGCCTTCTGTTAAACGTAGTAGCCAATGCCGAATATGTCAGAAGGGTGACCACCGGGTGCGAAATTGTGAAGATTACCGTCGTCTAAATCTAGCAGAACGTGTGAGGATCATGAATCAACAGAAGCTTTGTGAACGATGCTTAAACGAACATGAGGGTTGGTGCAGATTTAAAATTACTTGTAACGTCGGCGAATGTCGGCAGCACCACCATCCTCTGGTTCATCGAGAACGATCGTCTGGTTCATCGAATCACCATCCTGCTTTGGCACCGACTAATGGAATCAACTGTGCACATGTCAACACTTCAGTATCAATCATCTTCAGAATCGTTCCAGTTACATTATTCAATGGAACGAGGTCTTTGAACACGCTTGCATATTTGGACGAAGGATCATCACTTACTCTTATTGAGCAAAGCCTCATTCGTGATTTGAGAGCCAGTGGAATATCGCAACCTTTGAAACTTCGTTGGACCGGGAATATTGTTCGTCAAGAGCCCAACTCAGAATGTGTATCTTTGGAGATTAGTGGGTTGGACAAAGGTCAACGGTTTGACTTAAAGGAGGCGCATACCGTGGAGAGATTATGCCTACCCAAACAAAAAATCAACCTCCGTGAGATTATACGCCAACATCATCATTTGAACGGTGTGGATACAGCCGACCTAACTGGAGCTCAACCCAAACTCCTAATTGGACTAGATAATGCCTACCTACTAGCACCTTTGGAGTCCCGTGTAGGAAATCCAGATGAACCGATTGGCGTTAGATCGCATCTGGGATGGTCGGTCTATGGACCTAGGCAAACCACGACGTCAGATGCATATATCGGACATCATGATGAATGTTCCAATGAGGACCTGCATAAGCTGATGCGCAAATATTTCATGATCGAAGAACAGGAGGGAACAGTTCATCAACTTCCTGAATCTGATGTAGACCGCCGAGCTAGAGAAATCATGCAGAAGACGACTATTAAACTGGACGGTTTCTACGAAACGGGCCTAGTTTGGAGGTTGGACGATTTTTCATTCCCAGATAGTCTCCCGATGGCATTACAGCGACTTCGAAGCTTGGAACGCCGTCTGAATAAAAATCcgacattagaccaacgagttCGACAGCAGATCCAAGAATACCAggacaaaaaatacattcacaagGTGACCGCCGAGGAATTAGCTAACGCGAATCCAGCTCGAGTGTGGTATTTACCCATCAATGTCGTTTTGAATCCCAAAAAACCGGATAAAGTACGATTGGTTTGGGACGCAGCTGCACAAGTGCAAGGAGTGTCTTTAAATTCCATGTTACTTGCTGGCCCTGATTTGTTGGTTCCACTGCCTGCAGTTCTTCAACCATTCAGGGAGCGAGAAGTCGGTTTCGGAGGTGATCTGAAAGAGATGTTTCACCGGTACAAAATTCGTGATGCCGACAAGCAAGCTCAGCGCTTCGTGTTCCGCACCAACCGCGAAGGACAACCGGAGATCTTCATCATGGATGTTGGAACGTTTGGCGCTTCTTGCTCCCCAGCATCGGCTCAATACATCAAGAACCACAACGCCTCCCAATACGCGGAACATTTTCCAGAGGCATCTCGTGCTATCATTCGTCAGCATTATGTTGATGATTACCTCGACAGTGCTGACACCGTCGAGGAGGCTGTGGAGCGCGCTAGACAGGTCCGATTTATTCATTCGCAAGCGGGGTTTATTGTCCATAAGTGGATTTCGAATTCACAAGTATTTCTCGAAGAAATTGGAGAACGTGAGTCGGTCGACAAGGTATCTCTCCATCTAGACGAAGAAGCTGTGGAACGTGTTCTAGGGCTTATCTGGTGGCCCAAGGAAGATGTCTTCATGTTCTCAACCGCTGTACGAGAAAATCTATCCCCGTATCTACTTGCTTCGGATAGACCAACGAAGAGAATAGCGCTCAGTTGCATTATGAGCCTTTTCGACCCTTTGGGCTTGCTAGCACCCTTCACCCtacatggaaaaatattattacaGGATCTGTGGAGGAGCGGCTGCGGATGGGACCAGCATATTAATGACGATTGCTTCGAAAAATGGACGTGGTGGAGAAAGTCACTCTCAGGAGTTGAGAAGCTGAAGATACCTCGATGCTATTTAAAAGGAGCTCCACCGTCAGCTTACGATACCGTACAACTTCACGTTTTCTGTGACGCCAGCTCACAAGCATATGGTTGCGCTGCATACTTCCGTTTAGAAACACGTTTTGGGATCGTTTGCAGTTTGGTGATGGCTAAAACCAAAGTAGCTCCCCTGAAGCAACTTTCAATTCCTCGAATGGAGCTTCAGGCAGCTGTTCTTGGGGCTCGATTGTCGAATACGGTTGTTGCAAACCATAAAATAAAAATCTCGAAACGCATACTCTGGTCGGATTCTAAAACTGTGCTATCCTGGATTCAGTCCGATCAAAGGAGATATAAACCTTTCGTCGGATTCAGGATTGGAGAaattctgcaagaaacatccgTTGACGAATGGCGGTACATACGAACAAAGATGAACATTGCAGATATAATTACCAAAAAACGGAAAGAAAGTACTTTAACCTCAGACGGAGCGTGGTTTCGTGGACCGAAAATATTGTACTCACCAGAAGCAAACTGGACAACAATAAACGAATTATCACCAGATACACCAGAGGAGCTACGCGCATGTCATCTGTTCCACGGAGCAGAACTGAGTTTGGGATCAATTATCGATGTCACTCGTATATCTCGGTGGAACGTACTGCTTAGAACAGTAGCATGCGTCCTTCGATTCATCTCCAACTGCAGATTGAAACAGCTGGGGAAACCGCTTGAAGCTGTACCAACCACTGAAAATGTCAGTAAATTTATACGACGAACTGAAAGTTCTATCATCATGCCCCTGAAGCAGGAAGAATATGAGGTTGCCGAAAATATCCTGTGGAAATTAGCCCAACGCGATGTATTTGGAGACGAAATCACAACGCTGCTTCGGAATCAACAGTCACCAAAAGAGGACTGGATGACGATTGAGAAGAAGAGTACCTTATTTAAACTTGGTCCCTTCTTAGACGAACATCAGGTTCTACGAGTGGATGGACGCTTAAGTGAGGCTGAACATATTCCGTACGATACACGATTTCCAATAATTCTGCCCAAAGACCACCCAGTGACCAATCGCTTATTGGAACATTATCACCAACTTTTTGGTCACGCTTATAAGGATACAGTTGTCGCCGAGATACGTCGACGATTCTACATTCCCAAAATACGAACGTGCGTTGCGAAGATCATTGGGAGTTGCCAATCGTGTAAAGTAAGGAAGACTAAACCGCAAACACCTAGGATGGCACCACTCCCTGTTGAGAGAATAACACCATTCGTACGACCCTTCAGCTATGTAGGGATTGATTATTTTGGCCCTATTGAGGTGGTGGTTGGTAGGCATCTGGAAAAAAGGTGGATAGTCCTCTTCACATGTTTTTCAGTACGCGCAGTTCATTTAGAAGTGGCATACAAGCTAGATACTGCATCGTGCATAATGGCTATTCGACGATTTGTGCTACGGCGAGGACCTCCAATCACCATCTTTTCAGATAACGGGTCTAACCTCAAGGCGGCCAACAAGGAGCTCCAAGAGCAGATAAAACGAATAGATTTGGCCTCCGCGAACGTGTTCACCAACGCTCGTACAAGTTGGAGATTCTCGCCACCCTCTGCGCCTAACATGGGGGGCGTTTGGGAGCGCATGGCGCGCTCCGTTAAGCAGGTGATGTCGGAACTGAACGTCGGAAGAAGGATGAACGATGAGATTTTGTTGACAGTGATTGCTGAGGCAGAGGAAATAGTCAACTCGAGACCTCTAGTGTATACGTCTCAGGACTCGGAGTCTGCAGAAACACTTACACCCAACAGTTACCTCAGAGGAATTACGTCGTGCTTACAAAATCCTGCCATCCCTCCAACGGACCAAGCGGAAGCTCTTCGGAACTCGTACAAGCGCTCGCAGTTCATTGCTGATGGACTCTGGGAAAGATGGATCAAGGAATATTTGCCTACTCTGAACTATCGCAGTAAGTGGTTAGAAGAGCATAAACCCTTAGAACCAGGGGATCTCGTATTCATCGTTGACGATCATGGAAGGAATGGATGGATACGCGGTAAAATTGAAACAGTCATCATCGGTAAAGACAAACGGATCAGGCAGGCTATGGTACGTACAGCACAAGGTCTATATCGTCGTCCAGTGAACAAGCTGGCAGTGATTGAGGTGGCATCTTCTTGTAAATCTGTTCCTGAAGCTAGTTCCGGACAAGGTTTACGGGCCGGGGAACTGTTACAACCACTGGGCACTAACGACGGTCGGCTTACCGATGTGATGCGAGGAACCTTGCGCCGAAATGTCAACTGA